A genomic segment from Syntrophotalea acetylenivorans encodes:
- a CDS encoding glycosyltransferase — protein sequence MVRRIWLYHVWKKCLIREILKFKPDVVHCHDLVTVPVGLKVKKIIGAKVVYDSHEIFTKLSHATPIWEWWFHRVEEKISHKIDGFVTINKSIADYLKKEYPALPEPVLVKNATKFNGGRGAYDGRLHKATGLPLDQKILLYQGGYSPHRGLIQLVKAGGLLPQGWTLVLMGWGGLEEDLRQMAHQVDPEGVRIKFIPPAPQTELVCWSAGATLGVIPYENISLNHWYCTPNKLWEYPAAGVPILCSPFPELSAVVEAFGVGALLNDPVTPEAIAAAVANMTAEDVQKQVESCWEFIRKDNWGVYERNLIDLYRSAL from the coding sequence TTGGTTCGTAGGATTTGGCTTTACCATGTATGGAAAAAATGTTTGATAAGAGAAATTTTAAAATTTAAGCCAGATGTGGTTCATTGTCATGATCTTGTTACGGTTCCAGTTGGGTTAAAAGTTAAAAAAATTATTGGCGCTAAAGTTGTTTATGATAGCCATGAAATTTTTACCAAGCTTTCCCATGCTACACCTATATGGGAATGGTGGTTTCATCGAGTTGAGGAGAAAATTTCACATAAAATCGATGGTTTTGTAACCATTAACAAAAGTATTGCTGATTATTTGAAAAAAGAATACCCGGCTTTGCCTGAACCGGTTTTGGTCAAAAACGCAACAAAGTTTAACGGAGGGAGAGGGGCTTATGATGGGAGGCTGCATAAGGCTACTGGTCTCCCTTTGGACCAAAAAATATTGCTCTATCAGGGGGGATATTCCCCGCATCGTGGATTAATTCAATTGGTAAAAGCTGGTGGACTTTTACCTCAAGGGTGGACACTTGTATTAATGGGGTGGGGAGGGCTTGAAGAGGACTTGCGCCAAATGGCTCACCAAGTTGACCCTGAGGGTGTCCGGATCAAATTTATTCCCCCTGCTCCGCAAACAGAGTTGGTTTGCTGGAGTGCTGGCGCTACCCTGGGCGTCATTCCCTATGAAAATATCAGTTTGAACCACTGGTATTGCACTCCTAACAAGTTATGGGAGTATCCTGCGGCTGGCGTCCCCATCCTGTGTAGTCCTTTCCCGGAGTTGTCTGCCGTAGTTGAAGCTTTTGGGGTTGGGGCCCTGCTGAACGATCCGGTAACCCCTGAGGCAATTGCTGCAGCGGTTGCGAATATGACAGCGGAGGATGTCCAGAAACAGGTTGAATCTTGTTGGGAGTTTATCCGAAAGGATAACTGGGGAGTTTACGAGCGGAATCTTATTGATTTATATAGGTCTGCCCTTTAA